Genomic window (Candidatus Binataceae bacterium):
GGCTGAATGGGCGAAAAGGGTTCGCACCATGGCGCAGTCGGCCGACGTCATTAACATTTTTGCCCATCCGGAGGAGTCGGCGGACCCCGAAACCGCGCTCAGCTTTTTAATCTCTCCCAGACTGGACGGGATCCGCGTCGAGCGAAACTGGTATACCCTCGGAATGCGCGCAACCAGAAGCGACAATCTAGTGCTCGAGAACGTCTTCGTGCCTGAGGAGCCGCTCTATTGCTCGATTCCTAATGCGGGCGCTTTCGTTTCTGAAAGCGAACCGCTCTACAATCTTCCCTATACGGCTGTGTATCTGGGCGTCGCCGTAGGAGCGCTGGAAGCCGCCAAACGGGCAGTGCGTCAGCGCCGGCCACGGGGTTACCGCCAGTCGCTCGCATACCATCCCGATGTCCGAAGACGGATCGCCCAAGCCGCTGCCCAGATAGACGCCGCGCGTTTGATGACCCGCAACTGCGCCTGGCATCTTGATCGGGAAGGTCAGACTCCGACGGTGACCGCGAGCTATTTCAA
Coding sequences:
- a CDS encoding acyl-CoA dehydrogenase family protein, with the protein product MAAEWAKRVRTMAQSADVINIFAHPEESADPETALSFLISPRLDGIRVERNWYTLGMRATRSDNLVLENVFVPEEPLYCSIPNAGAFVSESEPLYNLPYTAVYLGVAVGALEAAKRAVRQRRPRGYRQSLAYHPDVRRRIAQAAAQIDAARLMTRNCAWHLDREGQTPTVTASYFKTKYFVGETVASVTRSCLEMGGAHALFKGNTLELLFRDGATATIHHPSSDYCLSEASIYELGLEKDEVQAAIPKGWT